The genome window CGGGTCCTACACCGAGTCGCCGAACGCCTACGTGGGTACGTCGCTGGCGCAGGCGAAGGCCATGACCGCCACCAATCCGTTCCAGGGGAACTACGCCTGGGGGAAGGTGGAGCTGGTCAACTTCACCAGCACGATCGGGCAGAAGCTGCAGGGGATTCTCTACTACCCGGCCAACTACGACGCCAGCAAGAAGTATCCGCTCATCGTGTACACGTACGAGCGGCTGAGCGACGGGCTCCACAACTACGTCGCGCCGAATCAGACGAACTACTACAACACGACGCTGTTCACCCAGGCCGGCTACTTCGTCCTCTATCCCGATATCGTCTTCCGCCCGCGCGAGCCCGGACTGGGCACGCAGTACGCGGTGGAGGGAGCGGTGAAGGCCGTCCTCGCGCAGGGCCACGTCGATCCGGCCCGCATTGGCCACGTCGGCCATTCACAGGGCGGCTACGAAGCCGCCTTCCTCGGCACCCACTCCAAGCTCTTCGCCACCACCGTTGTGGGCTCCGGCATCACCGATATGGTGAGCTTCGCGGGCCAGCTCCACTGGCAGGGTGGGAGCGCCGAGTTCGACCACTGGGAGACGGGGCAGTTCCGCATGGAAGTCGCGCCGTGGGAAGATGAGCGCGCCATGCGCGCGAATTCGCCACTCGCGACCGTGCAGAACATGCCCGCCAAGGCGATGCTGCTCATGGTCGGCCTCGACGACGGCACCGTGGACCCGCGCCAGGGATCGCTCTTCTACAACTACGCACGTCGCGCCGGCAAGCAGGTCGTGCTGCTCCAGTACCCGGGCGAAGGGCTCGGCCTCACCAAGAAGGAGAACCAGCGCGATTACCAGGCGCGCATTCTCCAGTGGTTCGGCCACTACCTCAAGGGGGATCCGGCGCCGAGCTGGATCACGCGCGGCATGACCGCGCTGGAGCGGCGGGCGCTGCTCGAGGCGAACAAGTAAGTCCGCGCTGCCGTCGCAAGCTTGAACGGCTCGCACAGAGCACGCAGGGGGCCACAGCGCACACAGGGAACAGCTTCAAAAAGTGAATGCGGTTCCCTGTGTGCGCTGTGGCCCCCTGTGCCCTCTGTGCGAGCCGTTCCGGCAATCGAGCCCCCGCGACGCCATCAGCGCGGCCGCGCCGCCGCAAAATCGGGTTTGGTCGCCGACAGAATCTCCACGATCGCCGCGCGGTCCGCCGCCACGATCTGTACATCCGGCAGCGGATCTCGCCCGAGCAGCAGTGTCCAGAGGCGCGCGTACACTTCGCGCTTGGCGTTCGCCGGCAGGGCGTCGAACGCCTCCGAGTACACCAGAAAACTCATCGGATAGCGGAAGAGCCGCTTCTCGAGGTCGAACGCACGGAGCGTGCGCCCCTGCCGGTCGAAGGGGCCGCGCGTGGCAAAGTCGGCCGCGAAGGTCGTGCTGCCCTGCACCCGCGCGGTGAGCGGCGCCTCGCCGATGAACAGCATGGCCCGCGCGAGATTCTCCACGGCGCCACGCAGCCGGGGCGTGACCGTGTCCGCCGATCCGCCCGTGGAGACGGCGCTCATCGCCGCTTCCCGCGCGGCTTCGTGCACGGCGGTAATGCGGTTGTGCACGACCGTCTGGTGCGTGAGCACCATGAGCGCCACCACGTCACTCTGCCCCGTGAGATAGGCGGCGGTGTCAAAGACCTGCGCGAACGTCTGCTTCTCCGCGGTGGGCAGCGCGGCGAACGCGGTGCGATAGGCCGCCTTGTCGGACACCTCGTGGTTCAGCTTGTCCGCGTAGCGGTTCCCCGCGTGACCGTTCGCCCCCACCTGACCGGTGACATACCAGCCGCCGTAGCGCTCGCGGTGCGGCGTCGCGTCGGTGGTGGTGCCATCGTGCACCCCAGTCATGGGGTAACCCATGCGATCGGCAAGCGTGGAGAGCACCATGAAGCCGGGCACGCCACCGGTCGCGCTGCGCGACTGATGGCACATGAGGCACGTCATCGACTCGCGATTGGCCGTGGCGCGATCGCGCTGGGTTTGGGTGAGCGTGTAGAAGACGCCGCCGGTGGTGGGGTTCACCGCGGCGATCTCGAGAATGGGGCTCTCCTGCACGAACCCCACGTACACATCGTCGTTGAAGTACAGCGCCCGCGGCGTCCAGGGCGCGATGCGATCGGTCTGCAGGCTCGTGCGCGAGAACACCAGCACCTGGCTCGACACCGGCACGTTGAGCGCCGACAGCAGCGCCGGCAGGTAGCCGCGCGCCGTGTCCCAGGCGAGCGTCCGGCGGCCAGTCATCAGGTCGGCCTGCAGGCGGGCCATGGGGTCGCGGGAGCTGTCCGCCGCCGCGACGGCGGGCGCGCTCGCGGGCGCGCCCGGGGCCACCGGCGCCGACTCACTGCGGCGGCTCACGGAGAGCACGGCCACGGCGGCCAGGGCGCCCCCGGCGAGAAGGAGGGTTGATCGTCGCATCAGGGCTCCAGGGAGAACTGGAGTGTTACGTGCCAGATTCTGGGACGTTCGAAGATCGCCGTTCCAGCGACTGAGACAATGAGGAGATGCCTGACACTGGGCCTTCCGCGGGGCGCATATGAACTAAGTTTCACATATGCGTCCCACGCGTGTGCTCGTCTGGCTGTCCGTCTGCATCCTGGTCTTCGCCAGCGCGCTGGCCTATCCGGGGCTCCCCGCCGAGATCCCCCAGCATATCTCCAGCGCCGGGAAGTCCACCGGGTTTGTCCCCCGCTCGCCGCTCGCCTGGGGCTTTCCCCTGGTGATTGCGGTGATCGGCATCGCGTTCGTGGACCTGCTCACCGCCCGCATTCCCCGCCGCGTCGAACTGTTCAACTTCCCGGGCAAGGAGCAGCTCCTGAAGCTGCCCGAGGAGTACCGCACGGAGACTGTACGGCTCATGCAGCGGTTCATGGATTATGTGAACCTGCAGCTGGTGCTCACGTTTGCCGTCGTGCAGTGGATGCTCTGGCGCGGGGCGCATGGCGCTCGCACGCAGACCGAGACCATCGCCCTCCTCGTTCTGTCGCCAGCACTGGTGGTGTTTGCCGGGCTCTACATCCAGAAGATCCAGAACGCCGTGGACGACGCGCAACGGCGGTACGACAGCCGTCGCAACCCGCTCAAGAGCTGACCGCGGCGATTACGGCGTCGGCAGCTCGACCAGATCGCAGTACGCGAAGCGCTGCTCCCGCAGGACGCGCTCGCCGGTGACCACCGGGATGCGCGCGCGGTAGATGGGGCCATCCACCACACACGTGTGGAACTCGCCCTGCTCCCCGCACGGATCGCATGACGCGGGCAGCTCCGCGAGCAGGTCGGCGTCGTAGCGCCGCCCGACGAATCGTTCGGCGAGCTGCTGCGTGTCCACGCAGCTCAGATACGCCTCGTAGCCACGCCCCACGAAGTACTGGGCCAGCACGTCGGTCGGACGGCCCCAGAGGGGATACACCCCCTGCCAGCCATGGCGCGTCAGCAGCTGCTCCCGATACGCGCGCACATCCTCCAGAAACAGATCGCCGAACGCCATCGTGCGGAGCCCCGCATACGCGTGTGCGAGCTCGCGCAGGCCAGCGGCAAAGGCGGCTTCGTAGTCGTCGTTCGATGACGTGGCGCCGAGCGTCACCTCGTGCAGCGGCAGACCGAGCGAGGCCGCTTGCCGATGGAGAATGGTGCGCCGCACCCCGTGAATGCTGATGCGATCGTACACGCTCGACACGGTGGTCAGCAGCGCCACGACCTCGAAGGCCGGGTCGTCGAGCAGCGCTTCGAGCATGAGCGTGCTGTCTTTGCCGCCCGACCAGGAGACGGCAAGCGGTGTGCGGGCGTGCGGCGCGTTCATCCCCGAATCCTAGCGGGGCGCGGCGCGAGCGGCACCGTGCCCGACCCGAGCACCAGCACGGCGCACGCCACCACCAGCACGCCCATCGCCACGCGCAGACTGAGCGCGTGCGCAAGACTGCCCACGAGCGGTGGCCCCAGCAGGAATCCCACGTAGCCGATCGAGCTTGCGCTCGCGAGCGCGGCGGCGCGACTCACGCCGGGCACACGGGTCGTCGCGTTGTAGAGAATGGGCACCACGGTGGCGAGACCGGCGCCCACCAGCGCGAAGCCCACGAACGCCGCGCTCTGGTTCGCCGCGAGCAGCACGCCGATCATTGCCACCGACGCCAGTACGGCACCAGCAATCAGCACCGTACGCTCGGCCACACGTGAGCGTACGGCATCACCGGCGAATCGCATCGCGGCAGTAGCCGCCGAAAAGGCGACATACGCGAGCGCCGCCCGATCGGCCGGAGCCCCGAGCGATTCGCGCACGTAGAGCACGCTCCAGTTGTACATCACGCCCTCGGCGAGCATGCCCGCAAGAATGAGCAGGCCGATCATGAGCAGGACGCCGCGCGGCCACGCGAAGTGGGCACCGTCGTCGGCGGGGTGCGCCGGGAGCATGCCGCGCGACGCGCCCACAAGCAGCGCCGCCAGCACGAGTGCCAGCCCGAGCAGTTGCGCCACCGGTGCCGCCTCGAGGCGAAAGAGCAGCGCGATGATGGCCGATCCGATCATCGCGCCCACGCTGAACATGGCGTGAAAGCCGCTCATGATGGCGCGGCCGCCCAGCTGCTCGAGCATGGTGCCTTCGGCATTGATGGCAATGTCGAAGAGATTTTCGCCGGCGCCGAGCAGCATCATGACCGGCAGCAGCGCCCACACCGACGGCATGCGCAGGAGCGCGGCGATGGCCACACAGAACGCGAGCCCTCCCACGACGCTGGCCCGCCGCGCCCCGAGGTGCCCGATGAGGCGCCCGGCGGCCACCAGCATGGTGAGCGAGCCGAGCGTCGCACAGAGCATCGTGCCGGCCAGTGCGCGCGCATCGAGGGCGTAGACCTGCGCGATGGAGGGGACGTGCGCGCCGTAGGCGCCCGCCACCAATCCCAAATTGAGGAACTGCACCCGTGTGGACCACGCCGCGCGGCGCTGGGCATCAGACGTGGTCGTGACTTCGGCCATAGGCCAACGCTCTCGTGCCGCACCACGTGGGTCAACTGGTGTGCACCGCACGTCGCGTTGTAACCGCTTACACCGCGCCGGATCGTACAACAAATTCCGCCCATGCTGCTCATTCCTCGCTTCGCCTGGCTCGCCGGACTGGCCGCGGTACTGTCACTGGTGCCCCAGCCCGCCGGATTTGCGCCGGGGCGCCGCGTGCTGCTCGATGCCCACAATGCGTATCCCGAGCGCGGCCAGTACGCCGATCGTATCGACCGCGCGCTGCGCACGGGGCTCCCGCTCGCCATCGAGCAGGATCTGTACTGGTCCACCAGTGGCGCGGTGCCGCAGGTCGTCGTGGCGCATGACGACGACGCGCTCGACGGGGCTCCCACCTTCGCGGCCCACTTCTTTGCGCGGGTGGCCCCGATCATGGCAGCGGCACTCCGCGAGAATCGGCGAGACACGTGGCCGCTGCTCGTGCTCAATCTCGACTTCAAGGATAACCAGCCGGCCATCCTCGATGCCGTGTGGGAGCAGCTGCGCGCGCATGAGGCGTGGCTCACCACCGCGCCGCGCAGCGCCGATCCGTCGTACGTGGCGCCGCTGCGCGTGGGGCCAATGCTCGTGCTCTGCGGATCGGATACCGCGCAGCGTCGCCGCTTTCACGACGACATCGCGCCTGGAGAAGCACTCCTCGCCTTCGGGGCCATGGCGCCAGCTAAGGTTGACGGGCTGACGCGCGGCGCGCGGCTGCATCAGGCCGTGGTCATGGATGCCGCCGCGCATATCCCGCGCGGGGCCGACAACTTTGCGCGCTGGGTGAACTTCCCCTGGAGTGTGATTGAAGAGGGCGGTCAGGCGCAGGCGGGGGCATGGACGGCGGCGGACAGCGCGCGCCTGACCAGCTTCGTGCAACGCGCGCACACGCAGGGCTACTGGATTCGGTTCTACACGCTGGATGGCTTTACCGCGGCCGACGATCGCGGGTGGACGGCGAGCTACAATTTTGGATCGCTCACGTCGGCCCAGACACGCTGGCGGGCTGCGCGCCGCGCCGGTGTGGATTTCATCGCGACCGATCATTACGAGGCGTTTGCGGACGCGCGCTCCGCCGATCGCCGCTGACGCCCGTCATCCCCAGGCCAACATCGCGGCGACACACGCCAGCACGAGCGCGACACCGAGCCAGCCGCGCTGTGCGGTCCCGCGACTGAGCCGCGCGTCGCCCATGCGGGTGGCATCGCGGCCGAGCACCAGCAGCAGCACCAGATGCAGCGGCAGCAGCACCGCGTTCACGACCTGACTGCCCACGATCAGCGGAATGAGCGGCAGCCCCGGAATCGCCACGACCACCACGGCGACGATGGTGAGCACGACGAACGCGGCGTAAAACCACTGAAAGTGATGTGCATCGAGACTGAGCGACGCGGGGCGCGCCGCCGCTTCGGCGATGCTGTACGACGTGGCCAGCGGCACGATGGCGGCCGCGAGGAGCGACGCCCCCAGCAGCCCCACGCCAAAGAGCGCCGTCGCGCCCCGTCCGGCGAGTGGCCGCAGCGCGGCCGCCGCATCACCGGCACTGTCGATGTGGACGCCGGCCTTGTGCAGCGTGGCCGCGCAGGCAATCGCGACAGCGAGTCCGATGATGCCGGTGAGGAGCGACCCGATCAGCACATCCCAGCGCTCGAGCGGGATATCCTTGGTCGTGAGCCGCTTGTCCACGACGTACGATTGAATGAACGCGAGCCCCCACGGCGCGAGCGTGGTCCCCAGCGTCGCCGACACGATGAGCCATCCGCTTCGCGAGGTGGGCAGCAGCGGCACGAGCGTCCCGCGCGTCACCGCCGACCAGTCGGGCGCGGCGAGCACGCCATCGATCACGTAGAGCACGAGTGTCCCCGAGAGCAGTAGCAGCACGTGCTCCACGCGATGAAACGAGCCGAACACCACCACACCGGCGATGAGCAGACCGGCCAGCGGGGCACTCACCCACGGCGGAATGCCAATGAGCGATCCGGCGGCAGCCACGCCGGCGTACTCGGCGCAAATCGTCCCGAGGTTGGCGAGCAGGAGCCCGATCAGCGCCGCATAGCCGGCACCGATGCCCCACCGTTCGCGCACCAGCGTGACCAGCCCTTTGCCGGTCGCCGCGCCGAGCCGCACGGCGATGAGTTGAAACTGAATCAGCAGGACGACCGAGGCGGGAATGACCCACAGCAGTCGATAGCCATGATCGGTGCCGAGCACCGAGTAGGTCGTCAGTCCAGCCGGATCGTCGTCGGAGAGCCCCGCGAGCAGCCCCGGCCCCAGCACGGCCAGAAACGTCGCCAGCGCCGAGGCACGAGCAGCCCGCACCTTCTCCAGTCGAACGGAAACGGGGCGACGGTGACGCGGGATTGGCGATGCGGATCGGGGCATGATCGCAATATGGGCCCGAACACACACCCCTGTCGGCGGCGGCGGCGCCATGCCGGTCACGGTCGAGGCAGGCGAGCGTGCAGCTGAGGTCGACGTCCGGCGCGATTGCGCACCTGAAGATGTGCAATGCAGCCTCGGTTTTTTCGCGCGACGTCAGGGAGTCCCTGATCAAGTGCCGCACGCCGACCGCCGATACCGTACAGATGCCTCTGGTGCGCGACGCGGTGCGCCGGTTCTCCCGCTATCCCTCCCGCAGATGCTCACCCATACGCGCGCCGTACCCACCGGCCAGGAACGTTTCTTCGACACCGAAGAGATCATCGTGTCGAAGACCGACTGCACGGGCAAGATCCTGTACGCCAACGACGTCTTCCTGCGTGTCTCCGGATACGACGAAGCCGAACTCCTTGGTGCGCCGCACAGCATCATCCGCCATCCGGATATGCCGCGGGCGGTCTTCAAGCTGCTCTGGGATACCGTGGAATCCGGCCACGAGATCTTTGCCTACGTCAACAACATGGCGCGCTCAGGCGATTACTACTGGGTGCTGGCGCATGTGACGCCGTCGTTCGACCGGGATGGTCGCATCGTCGGCTATCACTCGAATCGCCGCTGCCCCGATCGCTCGGCCATTGCCAAGGTCGCGCCGCTCTACGACCAGCTGCGCGACATCGAGCGGTCGTTCCCCGATCGGAAGGATGGACTCGTCGCCTCGGTGGCGCGTCTGGAAGGGATACTGGCGTCCGCCGGTGTCTCCTATCACGAGTGGGTGTGGTCTCTCTGAGGAATGACGCCATGCGCCTAGCCACGCCCCCGCGAACGGTTGATGCCTCCCCTGAACTCAGCGCGCTGCGCACCGAGCGTGATGCCCTGCGCACCGAGCGTGACGCGCTGCATGCCGAGCTCGAATCCCTCCGGCAGGGCATCGGCGTCGTCATCGCCGTCTGTGAGCAGACGGCCAATGGCGATCTCGAGCCTCGCGTCCTCGGCATTCCGCGCGAGAGCGCCCTCGGGCCGCTCGCACGAGCCGTGAATCACCTGCTGGACCTCACGGATGCCTTCGTGCGGGAGTCACGTGCATCGCTGCAGCATGCCAGTCAGGAGCTGTACTGGCGGCGCGTGCTCGAACGCGGCTTGCCCGGGAGCTATCGAAACGCCGCGCGCCTGATCAATGGCGCGACCGAGCAGATGGCGGCCAAGACGCAGCAATTACGTGATGCCCGAACGCATCGCTTGCGCCTGGCTGACGATTTCGAAGCCGCCATCAAGGGTGTGGCCGACAGTGTTGCTGCGGCGGCCACCGAAGCTAGTGCCACGGCCGCGACGCTCACCAACACCGCGAACCACACCACCGATCGTTCCACCATGGTGGCCGCGGCCGCCGAGGAAACGAGCCGGAGTATGGAAGTGGTGTCGGCGGCGTCCGAGGAGATCTCGATCACGGTGAATCAGATTTCCCAGCAGTCGCACGACAGCCGCACCATTGCCGAACAGACGGTGCAGGCGGCGAGCACGGCGCGCGAAGTGATGCACGGACTCTCCACGGCGTCGGAGCAGATCTCCCGCGTGGTGAAGCTGATCACGGAGATTGCGAGTCAGACACGACTGCTGGCGCTCAATGCCAACATCGAGGCCGCGCGCGCGGGAGAACTCGGGCGAGGTTTTGCCGTGGTCGCGAGCGAGGTGAAGACGCTGGCCACGCGGACCCGTGATGCGACGGGCGAGATCGAACAGCGCGTCAACGATATTCAAAGTGCCACGCGGAACGCCGTGGCGAGTATTGAAGGAATCGCCGAGGCGATTATGCGCGTCCGCGATACGTCAGCGGCGGTGAACGAGTCGGTGCAGCATCAGCGCGTCGCCACCGAAGAGATCACCCGCAATATTCACGAGGCCGCCGTGGGCACGCGCGAGGTCACGGTGAGCATTACCGCCGTCTCGCAGAGCGCCACCGACACCAGCCTCGCCGCGGGCGATCTGGCGAGCGCGTCGGGCGAGCTGTCGCACATGGCGGAAGTGCTGCAGCTCGAGGTCGTGAAGTTCCTGACCGCCGTGCGCAGCGATCAGTAGCGCACGGTGGTCAGGCGGGAAAGATCCCCGTGGACAGATAGCGGTCGCCACGATCGCAGACGACGAAAACGATCGTGGCCTCGCTGAGCATCTGTGCAATGCGCAGCGCGATCACGCACGCACCGGCTGCACTGGGGCCGCAGAAGATGCCTTCTTCGGCGGCCAGCCGTCGCGCCATGTCCTCGGCGTCGGTCTGTGACACCAGTTCGATGCGATCGACACGCGCCGGATCGTAGATGCGAGGCTGGTAGGCCTCGCTCCATTTGCGGATACCGGCGATCTGCGAGCCTTCGCTGGGCTGCGCGCCCACGATGACGATGTCCGGGTTCTGCTCGCGCAGGTAGCGCGCCGTACCCATGATCGTGCCGGTGGTCCCCATGGCGCTCACGAAGTGCGTGATGCGGCCGTCCGTATCGCGCCAGATTTCGGGGCCAGTGGTTTCGTAGTGCGCGCGTGGATTATCGGGGTTGGCGAACTGGTCGAGTACGCGCCCTTCGCCGCGAGCCTCCATCTGCTGCGCCACATCGCGGGCGTACTCCATGCCCCCCGCGCTCGCCGGCGTGAGGATGAGCTC of Gemmatimonadaceae bacterium contains these proteins:
- a CDS encoding divalent metal cation transporter, with protein sequence MRAARASALATFLAVLGPGLLAGLSDDDPAGLTTYSVLGTDHGYRLLWVIPASVVLLIQFQLIAVRLGAATGKGLVTLVRERWGIGAGYAALIGLLLANLGTICAEYAGVAAAGSLIGIPPWVSAPLAGLLIAGVVVFGSFHRVEHVLLLLSGTLVLYVIDGVLAAPDWSAVTRGTLVPLLPTSRSGWLIVSATLGTTLAPWGLAFIQSYVVDKRLTTKDIPLERWDVLIGSLLTGIIGLAVAIACAATLHKAGVHIDSAGDAAAALRPLAGRGATALFGVGLLGASLLAAAIVPLATSYSIAEAAARPASLSLDAHHFQWFYAAFVVLTIVAVVVVAIPGLPLIPLIVGSQVVNAVLLPLHLVLLLVLGRDATRMGDARLSRGTAQRGWLGVALVLACVAAMLAWG
- a CDS encoding DUF1648 domain-containing protein, yielding MRPTRVLVWLSVCILVFASALAYPGLPAEIPQHISSAGKSTGFVPRSPLAWGFPLVIAVIGIAFVDLLTARIPRRVELFNFPGKEQLLKLPEEYRTETVRLMQRFMDYVNLQLVLTFAVVQWMLWRGAHGARTQTETIALLVLSPALVVFAGLYIQKIQNAVDDAQRRYDSRRNPLKS
- the cysM gene encoding cysteine synthase CysM; this translates as MDRFHTIDQTIGNTPLVRLQRLPGAALEARGVTILGKLEGNNPGGSVKDRPVLSMIRRAEERGEIRPGDRLIEATSGNTGIAMAMIAAMTGYRMTLIMPDNLSAERRASMRAYGAELILTPASAGGMEYARDVAQQMEARGEGRVLDQFANPDNPRAHYETTGPEIWRDTDGRITHFVSAMGTTGTIMGTARYLREQNPDIVIVGAQPSEGSQIAGIRKWSEAYQPRIYDPARVDRIELVSQTDAEDMARRLAAEEGIFCGPSAAGACVIALRIAQMLSEATIVFVVCDRGDRYLSTGIFPA
- a CDS encoding MFS transporter, with amino-acid sequence MAEVTTTSDAQRRAAWSTRVQFLNLGLVAGAYGAHVPSIAQVYALDARALAGTMLCATLGSLTMLVAAGRLIGHLGARRASVVGGLAFCVAIAALLRMPSVWALLPVMMLLGAGENLFDIAINAEGTMLEQLGGRAIMSGFHAMFSVGAMIGSAIIALLFRLEAAPVAQLLGLALVLAALLVGASRGMLPAHPADDGAHFAWPRGVLLMIGLLILAGMLAEGVMYNWSVLYVRESLGAPADRAALAYVAFSAATAAMRFAGDAVRSRVAERTVLIAGAVLASVAMIGVLLAANQSAAFVGFALVGAGLATVVPILYNATTRVPGVSRAAALASASSIGYVGFLLGPPLVGSLAHALSLRVAMGVLVVACAVLVLGSGTVPLAPRPARIRG
- a CDS encoding PAS domain-containing protein, with product MLTHTRAVPTGQERFFDTEEIIVSKTDCTGKILYANDVFLRVSGYDEAELLGAPHSIIRHPDMPRAVFKLLWDTVESGHEIFAYVNNMARSGDYYWVLAHVTPSFDRDGRIVGYHSNRRCPDRSAIAKVAPLYDQLRDIERSFPDRKDGLVASVARLEGILASAGVSYHEWVWSL